The Maridesulfovibrio salexigens DSM 2638 region CGCCATCCTAGCGCAGGCGATCGATGCTCAGCAGTTGCTAAGCCCAGAGACCGGGTTGCATAAGCACCTCAAAAACAAAAAGCTGACCGGGGTCCCTTCCAAGAAAACCACCGGAAGCATTCCCGTATTCGGAATAATGGAAAAGAACGGCTGGGTGTTCATCGATTTAATGCAGAACATCACTGCGGAATCGGTGTTCCACTTCAACCACAACTTCCACCTCAAGCTGGTCCGTCACGGAAGTATTATCCACACCGACCGCTACCAGAAGTACGATTCCCTGATCCTCTGCGGAGATGATTCCCTACCGCTGGATTACATCCGAAAATACCCGGATGTCACCCCGCACATAGAAATATCAGGTGGAGAGTTCTGGCAATTCGCACGTCAGCGCTTCAAGCGCTACAAGGGAATATCCCCGCACCGCTTTCCTTTATATCTGAAGGAACTGGAATTTAGATTCAACAATCGCTCGAAAGATTTGTTCGATTTATTGACTAGTTATATTTGTAAGATTGTTCCTGACGTGGATTAGGGATTATTCAGCTATTTTGATTGAGATAAATGGAAACTCCCCCGTCTGCTTGGGTAGGCGGGGGAGTTTTTAGTTAACCATATCTTCTATTCTTTTGATTCAACTTTTTCAGATTCAATAGCAACGACCTTAAGACATGAACGACCTGTTGCTAGATTAATTAGACTCTGACGCAAAATCTGATTTTCTGTATCTACATTATTATAAAACTGCGGCGCATACCCACCACGTTCAATTTGAGAACGCTGAACAGAAAAATTTAAACATTTAGCAAGAGTTTCTATTAAATCATACAAAAGATGTTCCGTCTTACGATTCCACTCTTCGGCATCTTTCAGCCGATATGCATGATCTTCGAGATGTTTTAAATATAAACTCCATGCACTTCTAACGGCTCTATCTCCGCTACTATTTGAGGCAAATTCAAAATCAATCAAATTTAAGGCCTTGACATGATCCAGATGTATTCCAAGCTTCCTTGTCGACATCAAGTCCTTAAAAACCTGCTCACGCCTTTCTTTTTTACTTTTCCTATCTTGCAAATATTGACCAACAATAACAGCAAAAATGGGACCGAGAAGAATAGCAATTAGAGTCAAAACTTCATTCAATGACATTTTTAATCCTCAAAATAGCATTTCTAATTATTTAGTAAGCCAAAATTTATGCAAGAATCTACATCTTATAAGAACTAAGAGTCAATATTGAGACACGCATCAAAAAGCCCCGCACAACCAAGTTGTGCGGGGCTTTCCAATAAAAATATCAAATCAAAATCTTAACCCTTAATAACCTTATCCTTCCCCTGAGCCTTAGACTCATACATAGCCTTATCAGCCCTCACGATCAGAGAATCCAAGGTATCTGCGTCAGTGTACTGGGCAACACCGCAACTGACTGTAACTATCTCCCCGCAATCACTTGAGACAAGGTCCTCATTACACGCATCCGCTACAGCAGTTCTGATCCTCTCAGCAATATCAAACGCAAGGTCAACTTCGCCATCTACAAGCAGGAGGAACTCATCCCCTCCCCAGCGGGCGCAGAAATCTGAATCGCGGATGCAGGAGCGTATGATGGAGGAAATCTTCTTGAGTATACGATCCCCTTCCATATGACCGCATTTGTCATTGACCTCTTTGAAACCATCAACATCTAATAAAATGATAGAAAAGGGACCAGATTTCTTCTTGATGCCGGAAACTGCGGACTCAAAAAAACGTTCAAATGATCGCCGATTTCCTAGGCCGGTCAACTCATCAGAATCAGCCTGCTGTTCCAAGCGCAACTGAAAATGATTGATTACAAGAATGCTCAAAACAACAATGAAAAGAGTAGCTATTCCACCGACTATAATCGTACGCACAAAATTATGCCTTGCAGCATCAAGCAGCACGGTTTCATTCTGCTCAACAATGAGCCACCACTCTAATTCTGGGATATAGCGTGAAGTCAAAAAGATTCGATCGCCGTCGAAATCAAATTCATATGTTGCAGGCTCAGCAGGATTGCTCAAAACCTGAGAGGCAATCGTGCCGTGCCCCGGCATATGCCTTAAATTTATATTTTCGATCAATCCGACTTTATGATGAACCTGTATAAGACCGTTCCCATCGACCAGAAAAATTGTTTTACCGTACTTTTCTGAGAACTTTTTCAATAGTCTGGAAACATTATCCATCTTCAACCCGACACCGGTCACTCCCAGTAACTTACCGTCATCACTGGCCAAACGGTGATTGATGAAAACAGTCAGGATATTGTTAGCGGCTTCATTGGAATCAACATCCAAATCGTGACCCTCGCCACTGCTCACAAAGTCATAATACCAGACGTCGTGGTCATCTTCAGGCGAGATAGTTTTGAGAATTCCACCCGGGTAGTAATATTTACCTGTTTCAGCTGAAACAAAAAAAGCGCTGAAAAATCCATACTTACCCTGAATCTCTCCCAGATATCTCTCAATTTTAGAAATATCACTTTCCCCACCGGCAGCCCAATCCTTAAGAAAGGTATCGTTAGCCATGAGGGAAGACACAAACAAAGGCCGCATCAATACGGTCTGAATTTCGGAATAAATATTATCGCGAGTCAGAGGAAGGGATGAGTTAACTATATCCCTATGAATCTTTTTGCGGGATTCATTATAGTTAAAAAGGCTGATTGAAATAAACGCAGAGACAAGAATCAAGGTCAACACGAGTATTAACTTTACCCGAACAGTCATTTCCCCTCCTAAAAACAAAAATCAACAGATATTAGAAAATACTAATTGAATGGATATCAATAGAAAAGAAAAAGACCTAACCTTGCCTAAAATAAACTCCCCTGCCCGCCGGAAGCGACCTTCTGGAGATGCTGGTAAGCCCGTGCAGTTGCAACACGCCCACGGGGGGTGCGCTTCATAAATCCGCACTGGATCAAGTATGGCTCATAGATTTCCTCAATGGTGCGCACTTCCTCGGAACAGGCCACGGCAATGGTTTTTACGCCAACAGGTCCACCGCCGAACTGGTCTATCAGAATAGAAAGAATCTTGCGGTCCATGTAATCCAAGCCTAACGGGTCAACATCAAGCTTATTCAAGGCCATGTCTGCCAGCTCACCGCTTACTACCCCATCACCATGCACGGTGGCGAAATCTCGCACCCTGCGCAGCAGACGGTTAGCGATACGCGGTGTTCCGCGCGAACGCTTGCCGATGATTAATGCACCTTCGTCAGTAACCTTAAGGTCGAAGATTCTTGCAGCACGGGTAACAATGCGGGCCAGCTCCTCGGGAGAGTAAAATTCCAAGCGGAAGATGCAGCCGAAACGGTCACGCAGAGGTGAGGTCAGCAAACCTAGGCGGGTTGTGGCCCCTACGAGGGTAAACGGCTCAAGATCGATCTTCACGGTACGGGCGGCTGGTCCCTGCCCGATGATCAGGTCGATGTTGAAATCCTCCATAGCCGGATAGAGCACTTCCTCTACAGTGGCAGGCACACGGTGGATTTCATCGATGAAAAGAATGTCGTTGCGGGACAGGTTGGTCAGGATAGCGGCGAGGTCCCCGCTGCGCTCCAGAACCGGACCGGAAGTGGAAATGAGGTTAACCCCCAACTCGGAAGCGATGATCCGCGCAAGGGTTGTCTTGCCCAGACCGGGGTTGCCGTAGAAGAGGGCATGGTCCATAGCATTGCCGCGCCCGCGCGCAGCCTGAATGAAGACATCAAGGTTATCGCGCAAGTCATCCTGACCGATAAAATCGGTCAGCCGTTGCGGTCTGATGTGATCGTCTGAACCGTTGTTTTCCATCATATTCCGGTACTGCCTACTGAAAAATTACTTGTTCTGGGAAATCTTTTTCAAAGCTACGCGGATAGCTCCACCAGCGTCAAGGTCGGGTTCTTCATCAAAGATATCCTTGAGAAAATCACGAACTTCATCATCCCCGTAGCCGAGATTGCGCAGGCCGGAAAGAGCATCGAGAAATTCACTGCGGTCGCCCTCCACAGGACAGGCACCGCTGCGCACAGTGGCAGATTTCAGAGTTTCCATTTTGTCCTTAAGGGACCAGAGGATCTGGCGCGCGGACTTGGGTCCGATACCGGGAACGATGGAGAGAGTCTTCACGTCCTCGCGGAAAACGAGGTCCTGCAAATCCTTGGGACCAAACTGTGATAGGATCGCCAGTGCCTTTTTGGGACCGAGACGATCAACTGAAATAAGGGTGCGGAAGACCTCACGGTCATCAAAGCAGGGAAATCCGTAAAGATCAAAAGCATCTTCACGGATTACGGAATGAACGTAAAAAGTCACATCCGAGCCGGATTCCGGCAGGGTGGAGATAGCGGAAAGGGTCAGGAAAAGTTCATAGCCCACTCCGCCGGGAGTGAGGATAATGCAGGACTTGTCTGTGGCCTCTAGGAGCTTACCGTGGATATAGGCGATCATCTTCCGGCTACCTTTGCGAATCTTCGTTCATTTAGATGGCAGATCGCAATGCCCAGCGCATCGGTGGTATCGTTGGCCCACTTGGTGTTTTTCACCCCAAGGATGCGCTCCACCATAAAAGCGACCTGCGATTTATCAGCTCGTCCACTACCCACCAGGTTACTTTTAACCTTGGTCGGTTCATACCCGGAAACCACAAGACCGGATACAGCACAGGCAGCCATGGCAGCACCACGGGCCTGTCCCAGCTTAAGAGCTGAAGCCGGATTAGAGGCGACAAACGCATTTTCGATTGCCGCCTCGTCCGGTGAATATTCTTTTATGAGCTCAGCAATGCGAGAGTATATCTCCCCCAATCGCGAGCACATGGGCTTTTTGGTATTGGTCCGGATTGTCCCGGCATCCACAAGGGATACCTGCCCGGAAAGCTCTCTGACGATACCGTATCCGGTAACGCGGGTTCCGGGGTCAATGCCGATGATTACAATACCTGATCCGCCCATCTAGTCTTCCATTTCAGCCATGAGCTCATCGGGGAAGTCAGCGTTAACATGTACATTCTGTACATCGTCGTTGTCTTCCAGCTTTTCCATGAGGTTCATGAGCTTTTTAGCGGTAGGAACGTCAACTTCAACGAGGTTCTTAGGAACGAAAGCGAGGTCGGAGCTTTTTGCTTCGCACTCAGCAGCTTCGAAAGCTTTCTGAACTTCGCTGAAATCTTCAGGCATGCAATGTACTTCGAGGCTTTCATCTTCAGCGATTACGTCCTCGGCACCTGCTTCAAGGCCGATTTCCAGCAGCTGGTCTTCGGTGTACTTTTCAGCATCAAAAACCATAACGCCTTTTTTATCGAACATCCATGCAACGCAGCCTGCTTCACCCATGGAGCCGCCGCCTTTACCGAGAGCGTGACGTACTTCGGCAACAGTACGGTTCTTGTTGTCGGTAGCTGCTTCAACGAGGATAGCAACACCGCCGGGACCGTAACCTTCGTACATGACTTCAGAAATATCACCACCGGCCAGTTCGCCGGTACCTTTCTTGATTGCAGTATCGATTTTGTCGTTAGGCATGTTCACTGCTTTCGCCTTGGAGATGGCGAGACGCAGGGAGGGGTTCATTGCCGGATCGCCTCCACCTTTGGCTGCAAGGATGATGTCCTTTGCCATTTTGGTGAAAATTTTACCGCGCTTGGCGTCCTGTCTACCTTTTCTGTGCTGAATGTTAGCCCATTTACTATGTCCGGCCATTTTTTCCTCCTGAGAATATCAAAGTCCCGTCTGTTGGTTTTGATGGGACAATATTTATATATAATGATGCCTTCGAAATACAACTCGGCGAAGCCTAATAAAAGGTTTTGGAATTCTTAAACCCTTTTGCAAAAGGATTTAAGCCGCCGGAGGCAAAGTCTTTTTTATCAAAAGCGCGAAGCGCATCAAATCAAAGAACCAATCTTCTTACCCTTCAATGCCACGAAAGCCAAGTCCTACGATAAAGAACTCCTTGCTTTCCTCCCTGCAACTCTTCGGCTTGAATCTTTTCACCTTGGAAAACATCTTCCGTAAAGAATCGATGTATTCTTTAACATCAGGTCCATCAAAAATTTTAACGATGAAATGCCCGCCCTGCTTAAGCCTGCTGGGTACGATATCACGCGCACGTTCGCAAAGCTCAAGGGAGTTGGCCTGATCAGCAAACTTTACCCCGGTTGTCTTGGGAGCCATATCACTGATGATAAGGTCATAAGGCAACTGCTTATCCATAGCAGCCAAAAGCTCCGGCGAATCCTCGAATACGTCGGCCTGCAAAAAAGTTGCGTTATCAGGAAAGGCTGTATCAGTGGACTGAATGTCTACGGCAAGCACACGCCCTGTATCCCCGACTTTCTTGGCGGCAAACAGGGTCCATGAACCGGGAGCAGCTCCGAGATCCATAACATTCTGGCCTTTTGCGAAAACTTTGAAACGCTTGTCCAGTTCCTGAAGCTTGTATACGGAACGGGCAGGATAGTTTTCCTTTTTGGCCCTTTTAAAATAATGATCGCGATATTGTTTCATAATCTGATTTATGTTTCGCAGTGATCCGCAAAAGACTTTTGCTACCGACTGCGTTATAAGGTGACTGGAAATTAACTTATTACGGCCCGCAAGCCAAGTATAGTAAGCAATGCAACGCCCTGAAAGAATCCGCATAAAAAACGAATCCGGTCAGCAGCAATCACTTCCCGAAGGTGAAAGATATTTTCAGGACCTCGGCGGCGAAGGGAAAATACTGTTCCTCGGCCTTGGACCGAATCCGGCAATAGCCGCACAGCTTTTCCCGCAGGCGAAAAATTTATACTATCTCGAATGCCCGCAGCACTCCGCACAACTGCCCGAAGGGTATACAATCCCGTCCCGATTTAAGCAAATCAACACGAACGACACAACAAATCTCTCCGAATTCCGGGTAATTCTGTATACTCCCGGCAAACGCTTATTTCCTTCTTTCTGGGAACCTTTGCTCGCCAAACTGACGGTAAACCGTACCGGAATAATGCGTAAAAGCCGCACTAAAACCGTCTGGATTCCGGGGGATGACAACTCGCTACTGGTACCGGAACTTTGCCGCGCCTTTGAGACAGAGGGGTTCTCTTACAGAGTTATTGAGCCGGACGCAATGCGCAAGGGCCTGCTCTCCCTACTGCACAGCGAATTACCGGAACTGGTATTAAGCGTAAATTTCAACGGGCTTGATAATGCGGGAGAAACGTACTTCATGCTCCGTGAGGCAGGTGTGAAGATGGCTGTATGGATGGTGGACAATCCCTTCCATATCTTATCCGGAATTAAATCCACATACTGGCAGGAAGTCCCGATCATGGTCACCGATCATTGGTTCATTCCTGTGCTGGAAAAACACGGGGCGAAAAAAGTCGGACACCTGCCCTTAGCCACCGACCCACATATATTTAACGCCAGGATCGAGCCATATCCGGCCTTGGAAGAACGTACTGTTTTTGTTGGGCGCTCCAGTTTTCCAGCCAAAGAGAACTTTTTTTCCGGCTGTATTTTTAATGAAGAGGATGAACTTGCTGCCTTGAAGTCCATAAAAAACGGCACAAAACCAGATTTTGAATGGTGGACTAAACGAGACAGCATAGAAAATTTCTGGCCCGGACTGGAAGTTCGCTCAACAGGTTACAAGACCGAACAATCAGGATTACTCTGGAGAATTTTGTCATTGCAAAACGCCGGAAAGCAACTCACTGTCTTTGGCGATGAAGGCTGGAAAAAATACCTTCCAGCAGCAGACCTGCGGCCTCCTGTTGATTACTTTACCACCCTGCCGAATATATATACCGGGGCCGAAATTAATCTGAATATGACCAGCCCGCTCCTGCCTTGCGGCCTGACCCAGCGCAATTTTGATGTCTGGGCTGCCGGAGGATTCCTGTTGAGTGACTACACGCCGGGATTATCCATTTTTCCAGAAGATATTCTTGCCCACTGCACCTTCAAAAATCCTAAGAACCTGCCCGACCAAATTGAATTTATCAAAAGCAACCCACAACTTCGAAAAGAGCTTTCAAAAATTTGGCAGAAACATATAATGGAAGAACACACATACAAGAACAGAATTTGTAAGCTGTTAAATTTTATAACCTAAACATGTTTAAAACAAAACGGCACAACTTTTGCTTTATCTGCACTCAGAAACTCTAATCAAGGATGATGACGAGATGCGGAAACTAATATTTTGCCTTGCCCTGCTAGCTTTGACCTGCATGAGCGGATGCTCCGCTTCAGTGCTTATACCACCATTGCCCGGACCTATGATGATTCCGTCATCAGTTGGGACCTTTTACAATGCCTACGCAATCGGCACAGATGAACGAGGTTTCCAGACCATAGTTGAAGACGAAATGCTGGAAACCAGCATCCAGTCTGAAATTCTCAATGAAAAAAATCTCAACATCATGGACCTGAGCACTTACGCATACAACGGACACGTCTATGTGGTCGGTGAATATGACAACAAGGAAGATTTTCAGCTCATCCGCAAGATTGTCAGAAAAAACAAGAAGGTCAATTCTCTTACCACCTACCTGTTCGCGGAAGATGAGACTGCATGCGCCAAAACGGATGACTATATGATCCAAATGGCGGTGAAAAGTGCATTACTGAACGATGACTCCGTATGGGGAGCAAACGTTGCAGTAAAATCAGTGCAATGTAATGTAGTGCTCATGGGCAGGGTCGCCAGCATAAATGAGGCGCTCAAAGCTAAGCAGATAGCCGCAGGAATTGGTGGGGTGAAGGGAGTGAAGTCATTCATCCGCTCCACCCGTCAGAACAAATATCTAGGGCAACAGCAACGAATAGCTGATGCAATGCGTTAAGATCCAAAGAACCCTATGAAGATTAAAGGGAATAATGGTTCCGCAGAAGCTCTTTCGTAAGATCAAGAT contains the following coding sequences:
- a CDS encoding DUF6680 family protein, whose product is MSLNEVLTLIAILLGPIFAVIVGQYLQDRKSKKERREQVFKDLMSTRKLGIHLDHVKALNLIDFEFASNSSGDRAVRSAWSLYLKHLEDHAYRLKDAEEWNRKTEHLLYDLIETLAKCLNFSVQRSQIERGGYAPQFYNNVDTENQILRQSLINLATGRSCLKVVAIESEKVESKE
- a CDS encoding BON domain-containing protein; protein product: MRKLIFCLALLALTCMSGCSASVLIPPLPGPMMIPSSVGTFYNAYAIGTDERGFQTIVEDEMLETSIQSEILNEKNLNIMDLSTYAYNGHVYVVGEYDNKEDFQLIRKIVRKNKKVNSLTTYLFAEDETACAKTDDYMIQMAVKSALLNDDSVWGANVAVKSVQCNVVLMGRVASINEALKAKQIAAGIGGVKGVKSFIRSTRQNKYLGQQQRIADAMR
- a CDS encoding RlmE family RNA methyltransferase, which translates into the protein MKQYRDHYFKRAKKENYPARSVYKLQELDKRFKVFAKGQNVMDLGAAPGSWTLFAAKKVGDTGRVLAVDIQSTDTAFPDNATFLQADVFEDSPELLAAMDKQLPYDLIISDMAPKTTGVKFADQANSLELCERARDIVPSRLKQGGHFIVKIFDGPDVKEYIDSLRKMFSKVKRFKPKSCREESKEFFIVGLGFRGIEG
- a CDS encoding glycosyltransferase family protein, which gives rise to MQRPERIRIKNESGQQQSLPEGERYFQDLGGEGKILFLGLGPNPAIAAQLFPQAKNLYYLECPQHSAQLPEGYTIPSRFKQINTNDTTNLSEFRVILYTPGKRLFPSFWEPLLAKLTVNRTGIMRKSRTKTVWIPGDDNSLLVPELCRAFETEGFSYRVIEPDAMRKGLLSLLHSELPELVLSVNFNGLDNAGETYFMLREAGVKMAVWMVDNPFHILSGIKSTYWQEVPIMVTDHWFIPVLEKHGAKKVGHLPLATDPHIFNARIEPYPALEERTVFVGRSSFPAKENFFSGCIFNEEDELAALKSIKNGTKPDFEWWTKRDSIENFWPGLEVRSTGYKTEQSGLLWRILSLQNAGKQLTVFGDEGWKKYLPAADLRPPVDYFTTLPNIYTGAEINLNMTSPLLPCGLTQRNFDVWAAGGFLLSDYTPGLSIFPEDILAHCTFKNPKNLPDQIEFIKSNPQLRKELSKIWQKHIMEEHTYKNRICKLLNFIT
- the ruvA gene encoding Holliday junction branch migration protein RuvA → MIAYIHGKLLEATDKSCIILTPGGVGYELFLTLSAISTLPESGSDVTFYVHSVIREDAFDLYGFPCFDDREVFRTLISVDRLGPKKALAILSQFGPKDLQDLVFREDVKTLSIVPGIGPKSARQILWSLKDKMETLKSATVRSGACPVEGDRSEFLDALSGLRNLGYGDDEVRDFLKDIFDEEPDLDAGGAIRVALKKISQNK
- the ruvB gene encoding Holliday junction branch migration DNA helicase RuvB, which gives rise to MMENNGSDDHIRPQRLTDFIGQDDLRDNLDVFIQAARGRGNAMDHALFYGNPGLGKTTLARIIASELGVNLISTSGPVLERSGDLAAILTNLSRNDILFIDEIHRVPATVEEVLYPAMEDFNIDLIIGQGPAARTVKIDLEPFTLVGATTRLGLLTSPLRDRFGCIFRLEFYSPEELARIVTRAARIFDLKVTDEGALIIGKRSRGTPRIANRLLRRVRDFATVHGDGVVSGELADMALNKLDVDPLGLDYMDRKILSILIDQFGGGPVGVKTIAVACSEEVRTIEEIYEPYLIQCGFMKRTPRGRVATARAYQHLQKVASGGQGSLF
- the ruvC gene encoding crossover junction endodeoxyribonuclease RuvC, with the translated sequence MGGSGIVIIGIDPGTRVTGYGIVRELSGQVSLVDAGTIRTNTKKPMCSRLGEIYSRIAELIKEYSPDEAAIENAFVASNPASALKLGQARGAAMAACAVSGLVVSGYEPTKVKSNLVGSGRADKSQVAFMVERILGVKNTKWANDTTDALGIAICHLNERRFAKVAGR
- a CDS encoding YebC/PmpR family DNA-binding transcriptional regulator, which gives rise to MAGHSKWANIQHRKGRQDAKRGKIFTKMAKDIILAAKGGGDPAMNPSLRLAISKAKAVNMPNDKIDTAIKKGTGELAGGDISEVMYEGYGPGGVAILVEAATDNKNRTVAEVRHALGKGGGSMGEAGCVAWMFDKKGVMVFDAEKYTEDQLLEIGLEAGAEDVIAEDESLEVHCMPEDFSEVQKAFEAAECEAKSSDLAFVPKNLVEVDVPTAKKLMNLMEKLEDNDDVQNVHVNADFPDELMAEMED
- a CDS encoding transposase, which encodes MGTVSENRDELLARLMSSEEEARKFLLHKALGDRKPFCPRCREHKLYNLNGDRYRCSSCKYTFQDFSGRWINNGGLSAREWVRLIQMFAEDHTAHAISLDLELSYNATYKAITALRFAILAQAIDAQQLLSPETGLHKHLKNKKLTGVPSKKTTGSIPVFGIMEKNGWVFIDLMQNITAESVFHFNHNFHLKLVRHGSIIHTDRYQKYDSLILCGDDSLPLDYIRKYPDVTPHIEISGGEFWQFARQRFKRYKGISPHRFPLYLKELEFRFNNRSKDLFDLLTSYICKIVPDVD
- a CDS encoding sensor domain-containing diguanylate cyclase, with the protein product MTVRVKLILVLTLILVSAFISISLFNYNESRKKIHRDIVNSSLPLTRDNIYSEIQTVLMRPLFVSSLMANDTFLKDWAAGGESDISKIERYLGEIQGKYGFFSAFFVSAETGKYYYPGGILKTISPEDDHDVWYYDFVSSGEGHDLDVDSNEAANNILTVFINHRLASDDGKLLGVTGVGLKMDNVSRLLKKFSEKYGKTIFLVDGNGLIQVHHKVGLIENINLRHMPGHGTIASQVLSNPAEPATYEFDFDGDRIFLTSRYIPELEWWLIVEQNETVLLDAARHNFVRTIIVGGIATLFIVVLSILVINHFQLRLEQQADSDELTGLGNRRSFERFFESAVSGIKKKSGPFSIILLDVDGFKEVNDKCGHMEGDRILKKISSIIRSCIRDSDFCARWGGDEFLLLVDGEVDLAFDIAERIRTAVADACNEDLVSSDCGEIVTVSCGVAQYTDADTLDSLIVRADKAMYESKAQGKDKVIKG